In one Bradyrhizobium cosmicum genomic region, the following are encoded:
- a CDS encoding thiolase domain-containing protein translates to MTIKGKAYIAGIYEHPTRHAPDKSTAQLHAEVAKGAIEDAGISKDDIDAYFCAGDAPGGAWPMVDYLGLNTKKLRHVDSTETGGCSYIIHLGHAAEAIAAGKCSIALITLAGKPRTGAMPPRAQGAEADFETAYGATTHNAYGMCAMRHMHDYGTTSEQLAWIKVAASHHAQYNPHAMLKDVVTVEDVLNSPMISDPLHRMDCCVVSDGGGALIVTTPEIAKSLKKPLVRLIGHGEAMKGPRGGKDLDLTYSAGIWSGPRAFEEAGITPKDIKYASIYDSFTITVLMQLEDLGFCKKGEGGKFVADGNLISGVGKLPFNTDGGGLCSNHPVNRGGMTKILEAVRQLRGEAHPKVQVPNCDLAIAHGTGGLLGVRHAASTAILERV, encoded by the coding sequence TTGACCATCAAGGGCAAGGCCTACATTGCCGGGATCTACGAACACCCGACCCGGCATGCGCCGGACAAATCCACCGCCCAGCTCCACGCCGAGGTCGCCAAGGGCGCGATCGAGGATGCGGGGATCAGCAAGGACGACATCGACGCCTATTTCTGCGCAGGCGATGCGCCCGGCGGCGCCTGGCCGATGGTCGACTATCTCGGCCTGAACACCAAGAAGCTGCGCCACGTCGATTCCACCGAGACCGGCGGCTGTTCCTACATCATCCATCTCGGCCATGCCGCCGAGGCGATCGCGGCGGGCAAGTGCTCGATCGCGCTGATCACGCTCGCCGGCAAGCCGCGCACGGGCGCGATGCCGCCGCGGGCGCAGGGCGCCGAAGCCGATTTCGAGACCGCGTACGGCGCGACCACCCACAATGCCTATGGCATGTGTGCCATGCGCCATATGCACGACTATGGCACCACCAGCGAACAGCTCGCCTGGATCAAGGTCGCGGCCTCGCATCACGCGCAATACAATCCGCATGCGATGCTCAAGGACGTCGTCACCGTCGAGGACGTGCTGAACTCGCCGATGATCTCCGATCCGCTGCATCGCATGGACTGCTGCGTCGTCTCCGACGGCGGCGGCGCGCTGATCGTGACCACGCCTGAGATCGCGAAGAGCCTGAAGAAGCCGCTGGTGCGGCTGATCGGCCATGGCGAAGCCATGAAGGGCCCGCGCGGCGGCAAGGATCTCGATCTCACATACTCCGCCGGCATCTGGTCCGGCCCGCGCGCCTTCGAGGAAGCCGGCATCACGCCGAAGGACATCAAATACGCCTCGATCTACGACAGCTTCACCATCACGGTGTTGATGCAGCTCGAGGACCTTGGCTTCTGCAAGAAGGGCGAGGGCGGCAAGTTCGTCGCCGACGGCAATCTGATCTCGGGCGTCGGCAAGCTGCCGTTCAACACCGATGGTGGCGGCCTCTGCAGCAACCATCCCGTCAATCGCGGCGGCATGACCAAGATCCTCGAGGCCGTCAGGCAGTTGCGCGGCGAGGCGCATCCGAAGGTGCAGGTTCCAAATTGCGATCTCGCCATCGCGCATGGCACCGGCGGCCTTCTGGGCGTTCGCCACGCCGCCTCGACCGCCATTCTGGAGCGCGTGTGA
- a CDS encoding Zn-ribbon domain-containing OB-fold protein, translating to MSEAKKYPAPVTNPETAAFWDAAKQGKFMIKRCTACGEAHYFPRSICPFCYSDKTVWEEASGEGTIYTWSLMRKSPTGPYAIGYVTLKEGPSVQTNFVDCDLEKLKIGQKVKVVFKPTDGAPLPFFTVA from the coding sequence ATGAGCGAAGCTAAGAAGTACCCGGCCCCCGTAACCAATCCGGAGACTGCAGCGTTCTGGGACGCCGCCAAGCAGGGCAAGTTCATGATCAAGCGCTGCACCGCCTGCGGCGAGGCGCATTACTTCCCACGCTCGATCTGCCCGTTCTGCTATTCGGACAAGACGGTGTGGGAAGAGGCTTCGGGCGAGGGCACGATCTACACCTGGAGCCTGATGCGGAAGTCGCCGACGGGGCCTTACGCGATCGGCTACGTCACGCTGAAGGAAGGTCCGTCAGTCCAGACCAACTTCGTCGATTGCGATCTCGAGAAGCTGAAGATCGGCCAGAAGGTGAAAGTGGTGTTCAAGCCGACCGACGGCGCACCGCTGCCGTTCTTTACGGTGGCATAG
- a CDS encoding MaoC/PaaZ C-terminal domain-containing protein yields the protein MSARYEELKALKNIGQKYAYTDRDVMLYAYGIGLGADPMDENELAFVNEGTLTPRPLKVVPTFASVAAWGSGPGEMNLNRVMVVDGERDITFHQPLPVAANITADSSVVEVYDKGKDKGVVIAHQTVLKNEKGEKLATLVASRFARGDGGFGGPNLTQPDPHKIPSRSPDKTIDIVTRPDQALVYRLCGDRNPLHSDPEFAKKAGFPRPILHGMCTYGITCRGVLQTYADYDASAFRQHVARFSSPVYPGETVTMDLWKDGNTISFEAKVKSRGVTVIKNGKTVLG from the coding sequence ATGTCCGCCAGATATGAAGAACTCAAAGCCCTCAAGAACATCGGCCAGAAATACGCCTACACCGATCGCGACGTGATGCTCTACGCTTATGGCATCGGCCTCGGCGCTGATCCCATGGACGAGAACGAGCTCGCCTTCGTCAACGAGGGCACGCTGACGCCGCGGCCGCTGAAGGTGGTGCCGACCTTTGCGTCCGTGGCGGCGTGGGGCTCGGGGCCCGGCGAGATGAATCTCAACCGCGTGATGGTGGTGGATGGCGAGCGCGACATCACTTTCCATCAGCCGCTGCCGGTGGCAGCCAACATCACCGCCGACTCCTCTGTCGTCGAGGTCTACGACAAGGGCAAGGATAAGGGCGTCGTCATCGCTCACCAGACCGTGTTGAAGAACGAGAAGGGCGAGAAGCTGGCAACGCTGGTTGCCTCGCGCTTCGCCCGCGGCGACGGCGGCTTCGGCGGGCCGAACCTGACCCAGCCCGATCCGCACAAGATCCCGTCGCGCAGCCCCGACAAGACCATCGACATCGTCACGCGTCCCGACCAGGCACTGGTCTATCGCCTCTGCGGCGACCGAAACCCGCTTCACTCCGATCCCGAGTTCGCCAAGAAGGCCGGCTTCCCGCGTCCGATCCTGCACGGCATGTGCACCTACGGCATCACCTGCCGCGGCGTGCTCCAGACCTATGCCGACTACGATGCTTCCGCCTTCCGCCAGCACGTCGCGCGGTTCTCCTCGCCGGTCTATCCCGGCGAGACCGTGACGATGGACCTCTGGAAGGACGGCAACACGATCTCGTTCGAAGCCAAGGTGAAATCGCGCGGCGTCACCGTGATCAAGAATGGGAAGACGGTGCTGGGTTAG
- a CDS encoding SDR family oxidoreductase, which yields MGLLDGKVALITGAGGGLGEAYARLFAREGASVVVNDLGGPRDGSGADKSMAQQVVDAIEAEGGKAVANGADISTMEGGQSVFDDAIKHFGRADILVNNAGILRDQTFAKASEADWDKVIKVHLKGTFCCTMPVFRWMRENGGGVIVNTSSTSGLIGNFGQSNYGAAKGGIWGLSNVLAIEGRKYNIRIWTLAPGALTRMTADLPRYKENPGAALGPDGIAPAVLYMVSDLSGDQTGKVLGVSGPRGVREMRMMEMEGWKPPHTGWKAQDIADHAKEIFFSEEQIKMGARRF from the coding sequence ATGGGACTGCTCGACGGCAAGGTTGCGCTGATCACCGGGGCGGGCGGCGGGCTCGGCGAGGCCTACGCAAGACTGTTCGCGCGGGAAGGGGCCTCGGTCGTCGTCAACGATCTCGGCGGTCCCCGCGACGGCTCCGGCGCCGACAAGTCGATGGCGCAGCAGGTCGTGGACGCGATCGAGGCCGAGGGCGGCAAGGCGGTCGCCAACGGCGCCGACATCTCCACCATGGAGGGCGGCCAGTCGGTGTTCGACGACGCCATCAAGCATTTCGGCCGCGCCGACATCCTGGTCAACAATGCCGGAATTTTGCGCGACCAGACCTTTGCCAAGGCCTCCGAGGCCGACTGGGACAAGGTCATCAAGGTCCACCTGAAGGGTACCTTTTGTTGCACGATGCCGGTGTTTCGCTGGATGCGCGAAAACGGCGGCGGCGTCATCGTCAACACCTCCTCGACCTCGGGGCTGATCGGCAATTTTGGTCAGTCCAACTACGGCGCGGCCAAGGGCGGGATCTGGGGGCTGTCCAACGTGCTGGCGATCGAGGGCCGTAAGTACAACATCCGGATCTGGACGCTGGCCCCGGGCGCCCTGACCCGCATGACCGCAGACCTGCCCCGCTATAAGGAGAACCCGGGGGCCGCGCTGGGGCCGGACGGCATCGCGCCGGCCGTGCTATACATGGTCAGCGATTTGTCGGGCGATCAGACCGGCAAGGTGCTGGGCGTGTCCGGGCCCCGCGGCGTGCGCGAAATGCGGATGATGGAAATGGAAGGCTGGAAACCGCCGCACACGGGCTGGAAGGCTCAGGACATCGCCGATCATGCCAAGGAGATCTTCTTCTCCGAAGAGCAGATCAAGATGGGGGCGCGGCGGTTTTAG
- a CDS encoding dihydrodipicolinate synthase family protein, whose product MKLTADAKGTFAIAPTPFHDDGRIDERSIDRLTDFYEEVGCDGVTVLGILGEAPKLDAAEAEQVAVRFVKRAKKMQVIVGVSAPGFATMRALARASMDAGAAGVMIAPPPSLRTDDQIVGYFKQAAEAIGPDVPWVLQDYPLTLSVIFTPAVIRKIVMDNANCVMLKHEDWPGLEKISTLRNFQKDGSLRPLSILCGNGGMFLDFEMERGADGAMTGYAFPELLIDVVNLSKAGKRDAAHDLFDAHLPLIRYEQQPGAGLAVRKYVLQKRGIIASSAQRKPGATITPAAKAEVEYLLSRVARVDKRANLGPQSSAAG is encoded by the coding sequence ATGAAACTGACCGCCGACGCCAAGGGCACCTTCGCAATCGCGCCGACGCCGTTCCACGATGACGGCCGGATCGACGAACGCTCGATCGACCGCCTGACCGATTTCTACGAGGAGGTCGGCTGCGATGGCGTCACGGTGCTCGGCATCCTCGGCGAGGCGCCCAAGCTCGACGCAGCCGAGGCCGAGCAGGTGGCGGTGCGCTTCGTCAAGCGCGCCAAGAAAATGCAAGTGATCGTCGGCGTCTCCGCGCCGGGCTTTGCCACCATGCGTGCGCTGGCCAGGGCATCGATGGACGCCGGCGCGGCCGGCGTGATGATCGCGCCGCCGCCGAGCTTGCGTACCGACGACCAGATTGTCGGCTATTTCAAGCAGGCCGCCGAAGCCATCGGCCCCGATGTGCCCTGGGTGCTTCAGGATTACCCGCTGACGCTGTCGGTCATCTTCACCCCCGCCGTGATCCGCAAGATCGTCATGGACAATGCGAACTGCGTGATGCTCAAGCACGAGGACTGGCCGGGGCTCGAGAAGATATCGACGCTACGCAATTTCCAGAAGGACGGCTCGCTCCGTCCGCTGTCGATCCTCTGCGGCAATGGCGGCATGTTCCTCGATTTCGAGATGGAGCGCGGTGCTGACGGCGCCATGACCGGCTACGCCTTCCCCGAGTTGCTGATCGACGTCGTGAACCTTTCCAAGGCCGGCAAGCGCGACGCCGCGCACGATCTGTTCGACGCGCATCTGCCGCTGATCCGCTACGAGCAGCAGCCGGGCGCGGGCCTTGCCGTGCGCAAATACGTGCTCCAGAAGCGCGGCATCATCGCCTCGAGCGCGCAGCGCAAGCCGGGCGCGACCATCACCCCGGCGGCGAAGGCGGAGGTCGAGTACCTGCTGTCGCGCGTCGCCCGTGTCGACAAGCGCGCCAATCTCGGCCCGCAATCCAGCGCTGCAGGTTAA
- a CDS encoding NUDIX hydrolase, whose protein sequence is MPETSASRPASTILLLRDGASVDGKSRDEIEVFMMVRHHQIEFNSGALVFPGGSVDAGDQEIVARADLYSGGEGLSEADRGFRIAAIRETFEESGILLARAKDSGTPIDARRAGEIAAAHRVALNEHKISFLSILADNGLQLALDTLVPYAHWITPEGLPKRFDTWFFLAAAPPDQLGAHDGRESTDSIWVSPREAVEGGESGRFKLPFPTTRNLIRLAKQGSVDAALDHARGMSIVTVMPVMTKTEAGRQLRIPLEAGYDGEVFEVGAVG, encoded by the coding sequence ATGCCCGAAACATCAGCGTCACGTCCGGCCTCGACGATTCTCCTGCTGCGCGATGGCGCAAGTGTCGACGGCAAGAGCCGCGACGAGATCGAAGTCTTCATGATGGTCCGCCATCATCAGATCGAGTTCAACTCGGGCGCGCTGGTGTTTCCGGGCGGCAGTGTTGATGCCGGCGATCAGGAGATTGTCGCCCGTGCCGACCTGTATTCGGGCGGCGAGGGCCTCAGCGAGGCGGACCGCGGTTTTCGTATCGCCGCGATCCGCGAGACCTTTGAGGAGAGCGGCATCCTGCTGGCGCGCGCGAAGGACTCGGGCACGCCGATCGATGCCAGGCGCGCCGGCGAGATCGCGGCTGCGCATCGCGTGGCGCTCAACGAGCACAAGATCAGCTTCCTCAGCATTCTGGCCGACAACGGGCTTCAGCTCGCGCTCGACACGCTGGTGCCTTACGCGCACTGGATCACGCCGGAGGGCCTGCCGAAGCGCTTTGACACCTGGTTCTTCCTCGCCGCAGCGCCGCCCGACCAGCTCGGCGCGCATGACGGTCGTGAGTCGACGGATTCGATCTGGGTGTCGCCGCGTGAGGCGGTGGAGGGTGGCGAGAGCGGACGCTTCAAGCTGCCGTTCCCGACCACGCGCAACCTGATCCGGCTCGCCAAGCAGGGTAGCGTCGATGCTGCGCTCGACCATGCCCGTGGCATGTCGATCGTCACGGTGATGCCTGTCATGACCAAGACCGAAGCCGGCCGCCAGCTCCGGATTCCCCTCGAGGCCGGCTACGACGGCGAGGTGTTCGAGGTCGGCGCCGTCGGCTGA
- a CDS encoding DMT family transporter — translation MDNRQDTNIAVELALLVALATLWGGSYTFIKLGVATIPPITLIAARTAIAGLLLLAVMWARGIRMPTDAATWQRFAFQAVLNSVVPWTLIAWGERHVDAALATILNSAGPIFTFLLTAIVTRHEATSPRKLFGVVAGMAGILLIVGVDVFHDVGTGFVAEAAIVAATICYACAAIFGRSFKGLDPMAPAAGSLLAGAAALIPASLIVEQPWTLSPSLGSVLALLALAVFSTAAAFAIYFRLIQTLGSVGTTAQAYLRVPIGVAISVTFLGETLSQTAWIGLACVVLGVAAMTIPARKAAAVKAS, via the coding sequence ATGGACAACCGGCAGGATACCAACATCGCCGTCGAACTGGCGCTGCTGGTCGCGCTCGCAACGCTCTGGGGTGGCTCCTACACCTTCATCAAGCTCGGCGTCGCCACCATTCCGCCAATCACGCTGATCGCGGCCCGCACCGCGATCGCGGGCCTCCTGCTGCTCGCCGTCATGTGGGCGCGCGGCATCAGGATGCCGACGGATGCGGCGACCTGGCAGCGCTTCGCGTTCCAGGCCGTGCTCAACAGCGTCGTCCCCTGGACGTTGATCGCCTGGGGCGAGCGCCACGTCGATGCCGCGCTCGCGACCATCCTCAATTCCGCAGGACCGATCTTCACCTTCCTGCTCACGGCGATCGTCACCCGCCACGAGGCGACGTCACCGCGAAAACTGTTCGGCGTGGTCGCTGGCATGGCCGGTATCCTGCTGATCGTCGGCGTCGACGTCTTCCATGACGTCGGCACCGGCTTCGTCGCGGAGGCGGCCATCGTCGCGGCGACCATCTGCTACGCCTGCGCCGCGATCTTCGGCCGCAGCTTCAAGGGGCTCGATCCCATGGCGCCTGCGGCCGGCTCGCTGCTGGCGGGGGCCGCGGCCCTGATCCCGGCCTCGCTGATCGTCGAGCAGCCCTGGACGTTGTCGCCTTCGCTGGGTTCGGTGCTGGCGCTGCTGGCCCTGGCGGTGTTCTCGACCGCGGCAGCGTTTGCGATCTATTTCCGCCTGATCCAGACCTTGGGTTCGGTCGGCACCACCGCGCAGGCCTATCTGCGCGTGCCCATCGGGGTCGCCATCAGCGTGACCTTCCTTGGGGAAACTCTGAGCCAGACCGCCTGGATCGGGCTTGCCTGCGTCGTCCTCGGGGTCGCCGCCATGACGATCCCGGCGCGCAAGGCCGCCGCCGTCAAAGCGTCATAA
- a CDS encoding PAS domain S-box protein: MSAELTPTPEKKRTFSLSIGQLTFGSFLLVLAVIIVTSTASVIAIRHIDTTFAELQRLQSVGDLAEDIDRRMNELRLAARDFVTDPGAGIQFKQVGEAASTLSDILKKTRIELAPEQQDMIDGVTERLATYRNGLERISTLIDRRAQLLAGLPPLRDRFDAAVGGTADRELASRLSEAQSRIALGLLARNPSAAEQAAQSMRMMEIADARLKGAVSDYAEAIIAVAVRERQIADIDREVLGTEGRLIGRVTELLREVSARRGHVLSRDFARTLTEARWQSIVFGTIGVLIGILAAGFVVRRTVRPLAKIARSIRALAAGEKNTSIPSADLDNEIGDIARAAEVFRRALEEADTAREAAVRALTEQRLAEESYRKLFEGSVDGIYVTTPAGDLLNANPALARMMGYDSPQQLIDSINDIAHTIYVHPEARVEYQRLMNRDGMVREFEYQVRQRSGDILWLSDSATGVRDEAGNIVRYEGTLRDITDQKRAEDAIAEGRRLLQQVIDTVPAVINVKDRDLRYVLMNRYMAGIFGIEPGDALGRTTADLMSRYGAAKTDENDKRVLKLRKGLGFYEEEYKDSSGNMRQWLVNKLPLLDAEGEIERIVTVALDIGERKRGEQEMRKAKESAETALRNLRETQASLIEAEKLAALGRLVAGVAHEVNNPVGISLTVASALERKTAMFTAEVERGELRRSTLNDFLNTSRDASSQLVSNLNRAAELIQSFKQVAADRNYSDQRSFDLGDLTEQVVMSLRPGLRKHNLTLNVECQPSLTMNSYPGPYGQVLTNLFLNSVAHAFPDGRPGIIDIQVRESGKDNVEIIFADNGCGMSLDVRRRAFDPFFTTRRDQGGTGLGLHIVYSIVTNRLGGRLDLDSEQGGGTRIQIILPRVAPLEQAAE; the protein is encoded by the coding sequence ATGTCCGCCGAATTGACGCCGACCCCTGAGAAAAAGCGAACCTTCTCGCTCTCCATCGGCCAGCTCACGTTCGGCAGCTTCCTGTTGGTGCTGGCGGTGATCATCGTCACCTCGACCGCGAGCGTGATCGCGATCCGGCACATCGACACGACCTTCGCCGAGCTGCAGCGGCTCCAGAGCGTCGGCGACCTCGCCGAGGACATCGACCGCCGCATGAACGAGTTGCGCCTTGCCGCGCGCGACTTCGTCACCGACCCAGGCGCCGGCATCCAGTTCAAGCAGGTGGGCGAGGCGGCCTCGACGCTGAGCGATATCCTGAAGAAGACCCGCATCGAACTCGCTCCCGAGCAGCAGGACATGATCGACGGGGTCACCGAGCGCCTTGCGACCTATCGCAACGGCCTCGAACGGATCTCGACCCTGATCGATCGCCGTGCCCAGCTGCTGGCCGGCCTGCCGCCGCTGCGTGACCGGTTCGATGCGGCCGTCGGAGGCACGGCGGACCGTGAGCTGGCCTCGCGCCTGTCGGAGGCGCAGAGCCGGATCGCGCTCGGCCTGCTTGCGCGCAACCCGTCCGCGGCCGAGCAGGCCGCACAGAGCATGCGGATGATGGAGATCGCGGATGCCAGGCTGAAGGGAGCCGTGAGCGACTATGCCGAGGCCATCATCGCGGTGGCTGTCCGGGAGCGGCAGATTGCCGACATCGACCGCGAAGTGCTGGGCACCGAGGGCCGGCTGATCGGCCGCGTCACCGAATTGCTGCGCGAGGTCAGCGCAAGGCGCGGCCACGTACTGTCGCGCGATTTTGCCCGCACGCTGACGGAGGCGCGGTGGCAGAGCATCGTGTTCGGCACCATCGGCGTGCTGATCGGCATTCTCGCGGCCGGCTTCGTGGTGCGGCGGACCGTGCGGCCGCTGGCGAAGATCGCCAGATCGATCCGCGCGCTGGCTGCCGGCGAGAAGAACACCTCGATCCCGTCGGCCGACCTCGACAATGAGATCGGCGACATCGCGCGCGCGGCCGAAGTGTTCCGCCGGGCGCTGGAAGAGGCCGACACGGCGCGCGAGGCGGCGGTGCGCGCGCTCACCGAACAGCGCCTCGCCGAAGAAAGCTACCGAAAACTGTTCGAGGGCTCGGTCGACGGCATCTATGTAACGACGCCGGCCGGTGACCTTCTCAACGCCAATCCGGCGCTGGCGCGGATGATGGGCTATGACAGCCCGCAGCAGTTGATCGACAGCATCAACGACATTGCCCACACCATCTACGTCCATCCCGAGGCGCGCGTCGAATATCAGCGGCTGATGAATCGCGACGGCATGGTGCGCGAATTCGAATACCAAGTGCGCCAGCGCAGCGGCGACATCCTGTGGCTTTCCGACAGCGCCACGGGCGTGCGTGACGAGGCGGGCAACATCGTGCGCTATGAGGGCACGCTGCGCGACATCACCGACCAGAAGCGGGCGGAGGACGCCATCGCCGAAGGCCGGCGCCTGCTCCAGCAGGTCATCGACACCGTGCCCGCGGTGATCAACGTCAAAGACCGCGATCTGCGCTACGTGCTGATGAACCGCTACATGGCCGGAATCTTCGGCATCGAGCCCGGTGACGCACTCGGCCGCACCACTGCGGATCTGATGTCGCGTTATGGCGCGGCCAAGACCGACGAGAACGACAAGAGGGTGCTCAAGCTTCGCAAGGGCCTCGGCTTCTACGAGGAGGAGTACAAGGATTCCTCCGGCAACATGCGGCAATGGCTGGTCAACAAGCTGCCGCTGCTCGACGCCGAAGGCGAGATCGAGCGGATCGTCACCGTGGCGCTCGACATCGGCGAGCGCAAGCGCGGCGAGCAGGAGATGCGCAAAGCCAAGGAATCCGCCGAGACCGCGCTGCGTAATCTGCGCGAGACCCAGGCTTCACTGATCGAGGCGGAGAAGCTCGCCGCCCTTGGACGGCTCGTTGCCGGCGTCGCGCATGAGGTCAACAATCCCGTCGGCATCAGCCTCACGGTGGCCTCCGCGCTGGAGCGTAAGACCGCGATGTTCACCGCCGAGGTCGAGCGCGGCGAGCTTCGCCGCTCCACGCTCAACGATTTCCTCAATACCAGCCGCGATGCGTCCTCGCAGCTCGTCTCCAATCTCAACCGCGCCGCCGAGCTGATCCAGTCGTTCAAGCAGGTCGCTGCCGACCGAAACTATTCGGACCAGCGCAGCTTCGACCTCGGCGATCTCACCGAGCAGGTGGTGATGAGCCTGCGGCCAGGCCTGCGCAAACACAATCTGACGCTCAACGTCGAGTGCCAGCCCAGCCTGACCATGAACAGCTATCCCGGCCCCTATGGCCAGGTGCTGACCAATTTGTTTCTCAACTCGGTAGCGCACGCCTTTCCGGATGGACGTCCGGGCATCATCGACATCCAGGTGCGCGAGTCCGGCAAGGACAACGTCGAGATCATCTTCGCCGACAATGGCTGCGGCATGTCGCTCGACGTCCGTCGCCGTGCCTTCGACCCGTTCTTCACGACGCGGCGCGACCAGGGTGGCACCGGTCTCGGCCTGCACATCGTCTACAGCATCGTCACCAACAGGCTCGGCGGCCGGCTCGATCTGGATTCCGAGCAGGGCGGGGGCACGCGGATCCAGATCATCCTGCCGCGGGTGGCCCCGTTGGAGCAAGCTGCCGAATAG
- a CDS encoding GrlR family regulatory protein has product MKNGLYSIHVNLLDGRVGKGSGVILFRDGKILGGDAYLYYTGSYVVKDNTFKGEVLVQRHTSPRGDDNPLFGGPAAVGIGVTGTFTDTRGDMTGTALVGKASQIFGATLHKLADAD; this is encoded by the coding sequence ATGAAGAACGGCCTCTATTCGATTCACGTGAACCTGCTCGATGGCCGGGTCGGCAAGGGCAGCGGTGTGATTCTTTTCCGCGACGGCAAGATCCTCGGCGGCGATGCCTACCTCTATTACACCGGCAGCTACGTGGTGAAGGACAACACCTTCAAGGGTGAGGTGCTGGTGCAGCGGCACACCTCCCCGCGAGGCGACGACAATCCCCTGTTTGGCGGCCCAGCGGCTGTCGGCATCGGCGTGACCGGCACTTTCACCGATACGCGCGGGGACATGACGGGCACGGCGCTGGTCGGCAAGGCCAGCCAGATCTTCGGCGCCACGCTCCACAAACTTGCAGACGCAGACTAG
- a CDS encoding VOC family protein has translation MPVVVTWDHVHLRSPDPEATATWLRDILGGEVVRAPGRIDVNLGGAKIFIAPLEGDNAVNPPPPHPHQGLDHFGLTVKDIDAVAAELKAKGVTFTREPTTLRPGVRICFIRGPEGISIELLERDKKYT, from the coding sequence ATGCCTGTCGTCGTCACCTGGGATCACGTCCATCTGCGCAGCCCCGATCCGGAGGCCACGGCGACCTGGCTGCGGGACATTCTCGGTGGCGAGGTCGTGCGCGCACCGGGACGGATCGACGTGAACCTCGGCGGCGCAAAAATCTTCATCGCGCCGCTCGAGGGCGACAACGCCGTCAACCCGCCGCCCCCGCACCCGCATCAGGGCCTCGACCATTTCGGTCTCACGGTGAAGGACATCGACGCCGTCGCGGCCGAGCTCAAGGCCAAGGGCGTCACCTTCACCCGCGAGCCGACCACGCTCCGGCCGGGCGTGCGCATCTGCTTCATCCGCGGCCCCGAAGGCATCTCCATCGAGCTGCTCGAGCGCGACAAGAAATACACCTGA
- a CDS encoding ABC transporter permease, translating into MSAMDGVEGVRDSRRSRRSDPNGVDRRAYGFLLLAVLLLFWEVSSRAGWIVSAYWPPVSQVFAAAIEQLAGGEILLALASTLRRAAIGYVAASVAGIVLGIVLARNLVLRYALLPLIEIVRPMPTPAVIPPLILLLGVDDALKIFVVALASFFPIFSNTFAGVATIDDTLIQTARTFRTPTVRLLVQVVFPATLPAIAAGLRTATSLCLVVAVLSEMIAGSSGIGYYLVETQYAMRPDLMYAAVLYLAATGYALNRIFLALEARLVPWMGRS; encoded by the coding sequence ATGTCAGCGATGGACGGTGTGGAAGGGGTGCGCGACTCCAGGCGTTCGCGCCGGTCCGATCCGAACGGGGTCGATCGCCGTGCCTACGGCTTCCTGCTGCTCGCCGTGCTGCTGTTATTCTGGGAAGTGTCGTCGAGGGCGGGCTGGATCGTCAGCGCCTACTGGCCGCCAGTCTCGCAGGTCTTCGCGGCAGCCATCGAGCAGCTGGCGGGCGGCGAAATCCTGCTTGCGCTGGCCTCGACGCTGCGCCGGGCCGCGATCGGCTATGTCGCGGCTTCAGTGGCAGGTATCGTGCTCGGGATCGTGCTGGCCAGAAACCTGGTGCTGCGCTACGCCCTGCTTCCGCTGATCGAGATCGTCCGGCCGATGCCGACCCCAGCGGTGATCCCGCCGCTGATCCTGCTGCTCGGCGTCGACGACGCGCTGAAGATCTTCGTCGTGGCACTGGCGAGCTTCTTTCCGATCTTCAGCAACACCTTCGCCGGCGTCGCCACCATCGACGACACCCTGATCCAGACCGCCCGGACCTTCCGGACGCCGACGGTTCGCCTGCTCGTCCAGGTCGTCTTCCCCGCCACCTTGCCGGCGATTGCGGCGGGCCTGCGCACGGCCACCAGCCTTTGCCTCGTCGTCGCCGTGCTGTCCGAGATGATCGCAGGTTCCAGCGGCATCGGATACTATCTGGTCGAGACTCAATACGCGATGCGGCCCGATCTGATGTACGCTGCCGTCCTCTACCTCGCCGCCACAGGCTACGCGCTGAACCGGATCTTTCTCGCGCTGGAAGCGCGGTTGGTGCCGTGGATGGGTAGGTCGTGA